A portion of the Pseudomonadota bacterium genome contains these proteins:
- a CDS encoding NAD-dependent epimerase/dehydratase family protein, whose translation MRALVTGGGGFVGRGIVERLLARGDEVVVLARGAYPDLESRGASLVRADLTDAVKVASACRGCDVIYHVAARAGIWGGYDLFHRPNVDGTRNVLAAARAAEVPRLVYTSSPSVTFDGRDAENADERLPYPARFENAYSSTKAQAEQMVLEAARQGELAVTALRPHLIWGPGDNHLIPRVVKAARQGRLVQVGDGENLVDITYIDNVVDAHILAGDALTRAHPANGRAYFVSNGEPVSLWRWINQLLERLGIAPVRRRISVTAARHLGGVLESVHRFLRLPGEPRMTRFLAAQLGTSHWYDISAIRRDLGYSPRVGVDEGLERLVAWLRSTGS comes from the coding sequence GTGAGAGCGCTCGTTACGGGTGGGGGAGGGTTCGTGGGCAGGGGAATCGTCGAGCGGCTCCTGGCGCGCGGGGACGAGGTGGTGGTGCTGGCGCGGGGAGCGTATCCGGACCTCGAGTCTCGAGGCGCCAGCCTCGTGCGCGCTGATCTCACCGACGCGGTGAAGGTTGCCTCGGCGTGTCGAGGGTGCGACGTGATCTATCACGTGGCTGCGCGAGCCGGGATCTGGGGGGGGTACGATCTCTTCCATCGCCCCAATGTCGACGGGACGCGCAACGTTCTTGCCGCAGCAAGAGCCGCCGAGGTGCCCAGACTCGTCTACACGAGCTCCCCGAGTGTCACGTTCGATGGACGTGACGCCGAGAACGCGGACGAGCGGCTGCCCTATCCCGCACGTTTCGAGAATGCCTACTCGTCGACCAAGGCGCAGGCCGAGCAGATGGTTCTCGAGGCCGCTCGTCAGGGAGAGCTGGCCGTCACGGCGCTTCGGCCGCACCTGATCTGGGGCCCCGGTGACAACCACCTCATCCCCAGAGTGGTCAAGGCGGCCCGGCAGGGGCGGCTCGTGCAGGTAGGCGACGGTGAGAACCTCGTCGACATCACCTACATCGACAATGTGGTCGATGCCCACATCCTCGCGGGTGACGCGCTGACCCGCGCGCACCCGGCGAACGGACGGGCCTACTTCGTCAGCAATGGGGAGCCCGTCTCGCTGTGGCGCTGGATCAACCAGCTTCTCGAGCGCCTGGGCATCGCTCCCGTGCGACGGCGCATCTCCGTGACGGCGGCGCGGCACCTCGGTGGTGTGCTCGAGTCGGTGCATCGCTTTCTGCGCCTGCCCGGCGAGCCTCGCATGACCCGCTTCCTGGCTGCTCAGCTTGGAACGAGTCACTGGTATGACATCTCGGCCATTCGCCGGGATCTCGGCTATTCGCCCCGGGTTGGTGTTGATGAAGGGCTCGAGCGCCTCGTGGCCTGGTTGCGCAGCACCGGCAGCTGA